The Pelmatolapia mariae isolate MD_Pm_ZW linkage group LG10_11, Pm_UMD_F_2, whole genome shotgun sequence genome includes a region encoding these proteins:
- the lmtk3 gene encoding uncharacterized protein lmtk3 isoform X2, which yields MRPHCWVMVALAGIMSYFSPERALGAPQREVSQSRAASLSPPPYVVILISCSGLVSFVLLLLTCLCCKRGGVGFNEFDNADGEECSGGSSPIQEDSLSSCPSLPEVYTLPVRDRPSCPSLQDGADPKSQCFKRHALNYLQEIGNGWFGKVILAEVLCDCSSSQAVVKELRVSASPLEQRKFLAESEPYRSLKHPNILQCLGQCSESIPFLLVMEFCQLGDLKRYLRAQRKSDGMTPDLLTRDLLTLQRMAFEITSGLLHLHENNYIHSDLALRNCLLTSDLTVRIGDYGLSHNHYKEDYYLTPDKLWIPLRWIAPELLEEYRGSLIVTDQTKTSNVWSLGVVIWELFEFGSQPHRHLSDEEVLTFVIRERQITLAQPRLKLSHADYWYEIMQSCWLPPSQRPSVAEIFLLLSSLLAAERGIARGSVGEEDEEDEEYEEGRGRRGESEESFERRWDLLRPPAFQTAANERQRERDYAREDRDNSYPLLDPVGNCITPSTSELDDILTVTETSKGLNFEYFWEKAHARRGYKPLPPPQPIPTVNNNHRQSLDTPTVVPVISARSPSLASEYYIRLEEHTPQDKSPSLKGKVHSSFRSDCPGDMELMEIRSGMLGKERVPYCSSDKCGKGLQTVRSSEVQVQLPNTGVAEFRDTSSRVTDFSIVDLGDDDEVEKKKSSEADRKSTSSQAPILPPKPRSMSMSSVNPLHSRPLPAPPLGYRGLPHYTISGKIETDPHHISTCPPSTFDHLGLHRARQTLPPSPSLSPSLPPSSHPIYPQPPQMCPPPLPPHSKPQRNCPIYNTGDIHSRYNKPQMQRSNRDPLTCDLSDRESVLHTYKETSHSRAKDFDSPVRRENPLRPIYRNLPRPQLTKPQIDRQSSSSPTYSDEDDSPFMSPERPGCGTTVTHSSLSEDADPTTTELFSRGMKRTQSRLDTILPAIWKEDAEQQAERVAAAKKSPMHLFLTEISSVTELSESRSEGSYAAEKEEKREGERWGNFLLPNRGMRRSQSLITELGSAGQSWGPEKNVSSAEAEEDDAVTKESFQRDLFLTEIDTGNMEADIEGLPENDPVKYLYPAGSRLRPYVCAPGLPSYTEAEEAYSKGIRRSRSLLSEITTEKHDSEIHFTEKEPRRTEITREEFLKEIQSAETFLTEIISRQNAAAHRKEADSSYSPTPVSPEYESICIDPNSAQTIRFQSESSIRAANKGKDDTQTEAIYAQVTKRAKKSEIKVSLKPDIPILHIGSNKPDSQVNNADHCQSGEFVFSEIMPKNGLLHNQTPVSQREEEECSDGPALPARGEQTDLPEHFPSESTENVQEVNTVNLRESQSLTTNEAVISNGEITEDDLQTHSPLRGDQTDGKTHSISHDPEKTADLENSKNLDSLVNESFAEAKTENSLQHKDERHTAQKVPTPAATPTTPDWDPSSDFSLVTPTDSVLSPLTSSSADCLTPSDSWTGGGGGGVGSGGWRALGNETPHRDSAYFSDSDWEGDGMNRRSSSDGLVASRPGSGRGGDRGILTGIEEKTEEEGETGEKSPLRNSTHMSDRTMETGEGRTIESCEEKGVLYPENYPIPNLGNDKDILNKALGSAQRDDSGIFHNESKKSALLCDDPQNKDCVDLIDKLFSKLDDEPLKGLSHSSGYMIDSHYTDGIISQIADCKYQDSEESDLNLYSKSPTETNSLIEYESGSHSKSCMFGLNNKDYKNVTETDKDLSQLSSPKSGNEAVDSAAPSQVDSTIESRLPKLCDVQTNSVILGDENLPNDNGKAADAKASGPTCLWGEQAAEDPEKYGERPCVDHNELGLRNLRYSDGEEESEVTAETEEQKAAAELSIAVKEKPPLRGAASGMDSANDVDNNSCEGLNATAKELWSALEEDEDRPGSGALRDEFDCYRFSQLRDLRLWPDENDQWASPEKRCQGVDLRSEFFSGFGNKAWEVGERLVVGQEYWETEENDELAGSEPHPAVLEGCEETWNNETQGLSGNLCIKEMWDTKDRESQQTEKVADIQQEENIENLGEIDSIKKDIKSDILHVEVENIEIPEEETLEEGQRQNASCTEAARDREGQLDSTETAQNQDFNRWPQNQLCNRVEEATSTVHADREAGANLENCFSHILETKSSDITICIAEAPHVTFSQLENFKSGFNSEAETRPCFARQYIEDGINTIKVEEDYKDVPLPANTSDLDAKEEIDQSYPQEVDNFSSVDFPSPPPSIDLDMQDDKLESLDDSFPSPPPSVIEGEDFISHINLEDFITSTETEQLISPAHNTDVSETPLQESPPATTQSKGISANLSLPSVHITLSDESNLTSSIESKDGHNNLLQKSSPIMPSAPHGPLNNLPQLLISEWKDLDEEPLEDFEKLEQLCYISGDEEETLGDLFLGNLELLESLKKAPDHKVSSGDGHTVSETCDSSIPEGSRLDLKEDEMSEDSEKLESVQPTILDSQNSLPPQDERSDGQRSPGQISDVKDQRSLNKMTTKNGLMMQVCEERLQFSLSENVKTNVLWGTTVKDTVMLRTWGEEVTGSSGDLVTVKEQREEESQEEQEAVPAIEPPIKSDEPKAEPLTVIEQPEVPLPQLTANQAMKAKLARLSLTLPPLALSLPLTPTGKGGFGDGAIGNRIGRRRGLSSGSDPDEEEEDEQEDESSRRVIVVTETDVDKRVGLRSLLKSPKEPMDREKDRGRNVSFFDDVTIYLFDQETPTNELSNSTPTTPTAVSIKSTKLDLHGPKSKESKRKEDLSVKPRSPVGVNSVTSSRFTVSPADDPHLV from the exons ATGCGGCCACACTGCTGGGTGATGGTAGCGTTGGCGGGGATCATGTCGTACTTCAGCCCGGAGAGAGCCCTCGGAGCACCGCAGAGGGAAG TTTCTCAGTCCAGGGCTGCatccctctctcctccaccctACGTCGTCATCCTCATCTCTTGCTCGGGGCTTGTCTCTtttgttctgctgctcctcacCTGCCTGTGCTGTAAGAGAGGAGGAGTGGGGTTCAAT GAGTTTGATAACGCAGACGGGGAGGAGTGCTCTGGAGGCTCCAGTCCCATCCAGGAAGACAGCCTGTCGTCATGTCCCTCCCTCCCTGAGGTCTACACCTTGCCAGTCAGAGACCGCCCCAGCTGCCCCTCCCTGCAGGATGGAGCAG atCCCAAATCTCAGTGCTTCAAAAGGCACGCTTTAAACTATCTCCAGGAGATAGGAAATGGCTGGTTTGGAAAG GTGATTCTGGCTGAAGTGCTGTGTGACTGCAGCTCCTCGCAGGCTGTGGTGAAGGAGCTGCGTGTCAGTGCCAGCCCTCTGGAGCAGAGGAAGTTCTTGGCTGAGTCTGAGCCATACAG GAGCCTTAAACATCCCAACATCCTTCAGTGTTTGGGGCAGTGCAGTGAGAGCATCCCCTTCCTCCTGGTTATGGAGTTCTGTCAGCTG GGTGACTTGAAGCGGTATCTGCGAGCCCAGCGTAAGTCAGATGGGATGACTCCAGACCTGCTGACCCGGGACCTCTTAACCCTTCAGAGAATGGCTTTTGAGATCACCTCGGGTCTGCTCCATCTTCACGAAAACAACTACATCCACAG TGATCTGGCTTTAAGAAACTGCCTTCTGACCTCAGACCTCACTGTCAGGATAGGGGACTATGGCCTCTCACATAACCATTATAAG GAGGACTATTACCTAACTCCAGACAAACTATGGATCCCTCTGCGCTGGATTGCTCCTGAGCTGCTGGAGGAGTACAGAGGATCTCTCATTGTTACGGACCAAACCAAGACCAGCAATGTGTG GTCTTTGGGGGTGGTGATATGGGAGCTGTTTGAGTTTGGCTCTCAGCCCCACAGACACCTGAGTGATGAAGAGGTGCTGACCTTTGTCATTAGGGAGCGACAGATCACGCTTGCCCAGCCTAGACTGAAGCTCTCCCATGCAGACTACTG GTATGAGATCATGCAGTCCTGCTGGCTACCTCCGTCGCAGCGCCCTTCAGTGGCTGAGATATTCCTCCTTCTCTCCTCCCTCTTGGCTGCTGAGCGAGGAATAGCGAGGGGGAGTGTTGGggaagaggatgaagaggacgAGGAGTATGAGGAGGGAAGAGGAAGGAGAGGGGAGAGTGAGGAGTCATTTGAAAGACGCTGGGACTTACTCCGTCCACCTGCCTTTCAGACTGCAGCAAACGAGCGCCAAAGGGAGAGGGATTACGCCAGGGAAGACAGAGACAACTCCTACCCTCTACTGGACCCTGTGGGGAACTGTATTACCCCATCCACCTCTGAACTGGATGACATCCTGACAGTCACCGAAACTAGCAAAGGCTTGAACTTTGAGTATTTCTGGGAGAAGGCTCATGCCAGACGAGGCTACaaacctcttcctcctcctcagccaATCCCTACTGTGAACAATAACCATAGGCAGTCTTTGGACACTCCTACTGTCGTCCCAGTGATAAGCGCCCGTAGCCCATCCCTCGCCAGCGAGTACTATATCAGACTAGAGGAGCACACTCCCCAAGACAAGTCGCCGTCTCTCAAAGGGAAGGTACATTCCTCTTTCCGTTCAGATTGCCCTGGAGACATGGAGCTCATGGAGATCCGCAGCGGGATGCTGGGCAAAGAGCGAGTCCCTTATTGTTCATCTGACAAGTGCGGAAAGGGCCTCCAGACCGTCCGATCGAGCGAGGTTCAAGTCCAGTTGCCCAACACAGGCGTGGCTGAATTCAGAGACACTTCGAGCAGAGTGACTGACTTTTCCATAGTTGATTTAGGCGATGATGATGAagtggagaagaaaaagagcagTGAAGCGGATAGAAAATCCACAAGCTCTCAAGCTCCCATCCTCCCTCCCAAGCCTCGTTCTATGTCCATGTCATCAGTCAATCCTCTTCACTCGCGCCCTCTTCCCGCCCCTCCGCTCGGATATAGAGGACTGCCCCACTACACTATCAGCGGAAAAATTGAGACAGACCCCCATCACATAAGCACCTGCCCACCATCTACCTTTGATCACCTCGGGCTTCATCGAGCCCGACAGACTCTTCCCCCCTCCCCGTCCCTATCGCCCTCGCTTCCCCCATCGAGCCATCCAATTTACCCTCAACCTCCTCAAAtgtgtcctcctcctcttcctccccactCCAAACCACAAAGGAATTGCCCCATCTACAACACAGGGGACATTCACTCGAGGTATAATAAGCCCCAGATGCAGAGATCCAACAGAGACCCGCTAACCTGTGATTTGTCCGATAGAGAGAGTGTGCTCCACACTTATAAGGAAACTTCCCACTCGCGTGCAAAAGACTTTGACTCTCCCGTACGTCGAGAAAACCCTTTGCGCCCTATTTATCGAAACTTACCCCGCCCTCAGCTCACAAAACCCCAAATTGACAGACAGTCTTCATCGAGTCCGACTTACTCAGATGAGGATGACTCTCCTTTCATGTCCCCCGAGAGACCTGGCTGTGGGACGACTGTCACTCATTCTAGTCTATCTGAAGATGCAGACCCCACCACTACAGAGCTCTTCTCCAGGGGAATGAAGAGGACTCAGTCACGCCTTGATACCATCCTGCCTGCAATTTGGAAGGAAGATGCTGAGCAGCAGGCAGAACGTGTCGCTGCAGCCAAGAAATCTCCCATGCATCTGTTTCTGACGGAGATATCTAGTGTGACAGAGTTGAGTGAGTCCAGGTCAGAGGGCTCATATGCAgcggagaaggaggagaaaagagaaggagagagatggGGGAACTTTCTGCTGCCCAACAGAGGCATGCGCCGCTCCCAGTCGCTGATCACAGAGCTGGGATCAGCAGGACAGTCATGGGGACCAGAGAAAAATGTCAGCAGTGCAGAAGCTGAGGAGGACGATGCTGTCACTAAAGAGTCATTCCAGAGGGATCTTTTTCTCACAGAGATTGACACAGGAAATATGGAGGCGGACATAGAAGGCCTACCAGAAAATGATCCAGTAAAATACCTCTATCCTGCAGGATCCAGACTGAGGCCCTATGTCTGCGCTCCAGGCCTCCCCTCATACACTGAGGCAGAGGAAGCCTACTCCAAAGGCATACGGAGATCCCGCTCTCTCCTGTCTGAGATCACAACGGAAAAGCACGATtctgaaatacattttactgAGAAGGAGCCGCGGAGAACTGAAATCACCAGAGAGGAGTTCCTGAAAGAGATCCAATCAGCAGAAACCTTTCTGACCGAAATCATATCGAGACAAAATGCAGCTGCACATAGGAAGGAAGCAGATTCATCTTACTCCCCTACTCCAGTGTCCCCTGAATATGAGTCCATCTGCATTGACCCAAACTCAGCTCAGACCATCAGATTCCAGTCAGAAAGCTCCATACGAGCAGCCAACAAGGGCAAAGATGATACACAGACTGAAGCCATCTATGCCCAAGTGACCAAGCGTGCTAAGAAGAGTGAGATCAAAGTTTCCTTGAAACCTGACATCCCCATTCTTCACATTGGATCAAACAAACCGGACAGCCAAGTAAATAATGCTGACCACTGCCAGTCCGGTGAGTTTGTGTTTTCTGAAATCATGCCTAAAAATGGTTTACTACATAACCAAACACCCGTGTctcagagagaagaggaggagtgttcGGACGGCCCTGCCTTACCTGCCAGAGGAGAGCAAACAGATCTGCCAGAGCACTTTCCCTCTGAATCCACAGAGAACGTTCAGGAAGTCAACACTGTGAACCTGCGTGAGAGCCAATCACTCACTACAAATGAAGCTGTTATAAGCAATGGCGAGATAACAGAAGATGACCTACAGACGCACAGTCCTTTGAGGGGGGATCAAACAGACGGAAAGACTCATAGCATATCTCATGATCCTGAGAAAACAGCTGATTTGGAGAACTCTAAAAACTTGGATTCTCTTGTTAATGAAAGTTTTGCAGAAGCGAAAACGGAAAATTCACTTCAGCACAAAGATGAGCGTCACACTGCCCAGAAGGTGCCCACTCCCGCAGCCACTCCTACCACGCCGGACTGGGACCCTTCCTCCGATTTTTCACTCGTCACCCCCACCGACTCAGTCCTGTCACCTTTGACTTCCAGCTCAGCTGACTGCCTCACGCCTAGTGACTCATGGACgggaggtggtggaggaggagtgGGAAGCGGCGGATGGCGGGCTCTGGGAAATGAAACACCACATCGAGACTCTGCATATTTCTCAGACAGCGACTGGGAGGGTGACGGGATGAACAGGAGGAGCAGCAGCGATGGACTTGTTGCCTCCAGGCCTGGCAGCGGGAGAGGAGGTGATCGGGGAATACTGACAGGGATAGAGGAGAAAACCGAAGAGGAGGGTGAGACTGGAGAAAAGAGTCCATTAAGAAATAGTACCCACATGTCAGATAGGACAATGGAAACTGGAGAAGGGAGGACTATTGAGAGTTGTGAAGAGAAGGGTGTACTGTATCCTGAAAATTACCCGATCCCTAATTTAGGAAATGACAAAGATATTCTAAACAAAGCGCTGGGATCTGCTCAGAGAGACGATTCTGGCATTTTCCATAACGAGAGCAAAAAGTCAGCCCTGCTGTGCGATGATCCACAGAACAAGGACTGCGTGGACTTAATTGATAAGTTGTTTTCAAAATTAGATGATGAGCCACTTAAAGGGCTTTCACACAGCAGTGGGTACATGATAGACAGCCATTACACAGATGGCATAATTTCTCAGATAGCAGACTGCAAATACCAGGACTCTGAAGAGAGTGACTTAAATCTATATTCCAAGAGTCCCACTGAGACAAATAGCTTGATCGAGTATGAATCTGGCAGCCACTCAAAGAGTTGCATGTTTGGACTGAACAACAAAGATTATAAAAATGTTACAGAGACAGATAAAGATCTCAGTCAGCTCAGTTCTCCCAAGTCTGGGAATGAAGCTGTGGACTCTGCAGCACCATCCCAAGTTGACAGCACCATCGAGTCCAGATTACCTAAACTTTGTGATGTTCAAACAAACAGCGTTATACTTGGAGATGAAAACCTGCCAAATGACAATGGGAAGGCTGCTGATGCAAAAGCAAGCGGTCCGACGTGTCTTTGGGGTGAGCAGGCTGCTGAAGACCCTGAGAAATATGGAGAGAGGCCCTGTGTGGACCACAATGAGCTGGGCTTGAGAAACCTTCGCTACTCAGATGGCGAGGAGGAGAGCGAGGtcacagcagagacagaggaacagaaggCTGCTGCAGAGCTGAGTATCGCTGTGAAGGAGAAGCCACCCCTCAGGGGAGCAGCAAGTGGCATGGACTCTGCTAACGATGTGGATAACAACTCCTGCGAGGGTCTAAATGCGACAGCTAAAGAGTTATGGAGTGCTCTGGAGGAGGATGAAGACAGACCAGGATCTGGGGCGCTTAGGGACGAGTTTGACTGCTACCGCTTTTCACAACTAAGGGACTTGCGCTTGTGGCCAGATGAGAATGACCAGTGGGCCTCCCCGGAGAAGAGGTGTCAGGGAGTCGACTTGAGATCTGAATTTTTCTCCGGGTTCGGGAATAAGGCGTGGGAGGTGGGCGAGAGGCTTGTTGTAGGTCAGGAATATTGGGAGACCGAAGAAAATGATGAACTGGCAGGAAGTGAACCTCACCCTGCTGTCTTGGAGGGCTGTGAGGAAACCTGGAACAATGAAACCCAAGGGCTAAGCGGCAATCTTTGCATTAAGGAAATGTGGGACACAAAAGACAGAGAAAGCCAACAGACAGAGAAAGTAGCAGACATACAGCAAGAGGAAAACATTGAGAACCTGGGGGAAATTGACAGCATTAAGAAAGACATAAAAAGTGACATTTTGCATGTGGAAGTAGAGAATATAGAAATACCAGAGGAAGAGACCTTGGAGGAAGGACAGAGGCAGAATGCATCATGCACAGAGGCAGCCAGGGACAGGGAGGGTCAGCTAGACTCCACAGAGACAGCACAAAATCAAGATTTTAACAGATGGCCCCAGAATCAACTCTGTAACAGAGTGGAGGAGGCAACGTCGACTGTGCACGCTGACAGAGAGGCAGGCGCCAATTTAGAAAACTGTTTCAGCCACATTTTGGAAACCAAAAGCTCAGATATAACTATCTGCATCGCCGAAGCTCCTCATGTGACGTTTTCACAACTGGAAAATTTTAAATCGGGCTTCAATTCGGAAGCAGAAACGAGACCGTGTTTTGCCAGGCAATACATAGAAGATGGAATAAACACTATAAAAGTGGAAGAGGATTACAAAGATGTGCCCTTGCCAGCTAATACCAGTGACCTTGAtgcaaaggaggagatagatcAGTCATATCCACAAGAGGTCGACAATTTCAGCTCAGTAGATTTTCCGAGTCCTCCACCGAGCATAGACCTTGATATGCAAGATGATAAACTGGAGAGTTTAGACGACTCTTTTCCTAGTCCACCGCCATCCGTCATAGAGGGAGAGGACTTTATTAGTCACATTAATCTAGAAGACTTTATTACCAGTACTGAGACAGAGCAGCTtatttccccagcacacaaCACAGATGTTTCAGAGACACCTCTGCAAGAATCGCCACCTGCTACAACTCAAAGTAAAGGGATCTCTGCCAATCTCAGCCTCCCCTCTGTGCATATAACACTGAGCGATGAGAGCAACTTGACGTCCAGCATAGAAAGCAAGGATGGTCATAATAACCTGCTCCAGAAATCATCCCCCATAATGCCTTCTGCACCTCATGGTCCCCTGAACAACCTCCCACAGCTGTTGATTTCTGAGTGGAAGGACTTGGATGAGGAACCTCTGGAGGACTTTGAAAAACTGGAACAACTATGCTATATATCTGGCGATGAAGAGGAAACTCTGGGGGACCTTTTCTTGGGCAACCTGGAGCTTCTGGAGTCGTTAAAGAAAGCACCTGATCACAAAGTTAGCAGTGGTGACGGTCATACAGTCAGCGAGACATGCGACTCCTCTATACCCGAGGGTAGCAGGCTGGATTTAAAGGAGGACGAGATGTCTGAAGACTCTGAGAAATTGGAATCTGTACAACCGACGATCCTGGATTCCCAGAACAGTCTTCCACCTCAGGACGAGAGGAGCGACGGACAGAGATCACCGGGTCAAATTTCTGATGTCAAGGACCAGCGGTCTCTGAACAAGATGACAACCAAGAACGGCCTCATGATGCAG GTGTGTGAGGAGAGGCTGCAGTTCTCACTCAGTGAAAATGTGAAGACAAATGTGCTTTGGGGGACGACTGTTAAAGACACCGTCATGCTCCGGACATGGGGGGAGGAAGTCACAGGGAGCAGCGGTGATCTGgtcactgtgaaagaacaaagagaggaagagag tCAAGAGGAGCAGGAAGCTGTTCCTGCCATTGAGCCCCCCATCAAGTCTGATGAACCTAAAGCTGAGCCGCTCACTGTGATCGAACAACCTGAGGTCCCATTACCTCAGCTTACTGCAAACCAAGCAATGAAAG CAAAGCTAGCTCGCCTCTCGCTCACCCTCCCACCTCTCGCTCTGAGTCTTCCCCTCACCCCTACTGGAAAAGGAGGATTTGGAGACGGGGCTATCGGAAACCGGATTGGAAGACGAAGAGGTCTTTCGTCTGGGAGCGACCccgatgaggaggaggaggatgagcaGGAGGACGAAAGCTCCCGGAGGGTGATTGTAGTCACAGAAACGGACGTGGACAAACGTGTCGGGCTCCGCAGTCTGCTGAAATCACCCAAGGAGCCAATGGACAGAGAGAAGGACAGAGGAAGAAATGTGTCCTTTTTTGATGATGTCACAATCTATCTTTTTGATCAG GAAACTCCAACTAATGAGTTGAGCAATTCAACTCCCACAACTCCAACTGCGGTGTCCATCAAAAGCACCAAGTTGGATTTGCACG